The following proteins come from a genomic window of Methanocella conradii HZ254:
- a CDS encoding DUF5611 family protein: protein MGEIISEYTFKRGYRPDSERIRNILEEVFGARPVESDGKMVISYGAIKEMKAWVQDKKLYVETVSDLSVKDEKLILDTNKRFRDFLEEATGYTAKERLKMAKKAVSGEY from the coding sequence ATGGGTGAGATTATCAGCGAATATACATTCAAGCGCGGCTACAGGCCGGACAGCGAGCGGATTCGCAACATCCTGGAGGAGGTCTTCGGGGCCAGGCCCGTCGAGAGCGACGGCAAGATGGTCATTAGCTATGGCGCCATTAAGGAGATGAAGGCCTGGGTACAGGATAAAAAGCTTTACGTCGAGACCGTTTCAGACCTTTCGGTGAAAGACGAGAAGCTCATCCTTGACACGAATAAGCGGTTCAGGGATTTCCTGGAGGAGGCCACAGGGTATACGGCGAAGGAGCGCCTCAAGATGGCCAAGAAGGCCGTGTCAGGCGAGTATTAG
- a CDS encoding gamma-glutamylcyclotransferase family protein, whose amino-acid sequence MSGISSDVFNVFVYGTLMDRARLNSLIKRIPEMHPAKVSGYRQFYDESVGYQNAERDEGSSIRGVLLSGITAQELRTLDHYEGIGEGLYRRVKVRAFTLDKKSWAEAFMYVKN is encoded by the coding sequence ATGAGCGGAATTTCAAGCGATGTTTTTAACGTTTTCGTGTATGGCACCTTGATGGATAGGGCTCGCCTTAATAGCCTCATCAAGCGCATACCTGAGATGCACCCCGCAAAGGTGAGCGGCTATAGACAATTTTATGATGAGTCGGTGGGCTACCAGAACGCCGAGAGGGATGAAGGGTCGAGCATAAGGGGTGTGCTTCTATCGGGCATCACTGCCCAGGAGCTGCGGACGCTTGACCATTATGAGGGGATCGGGGAGGGCTTGTATAGGAGGGTGAAGGTCAGGGCGTTCACCCTGGATAAAAAGTCGTGGGCAGAAGCATTCATGTACGTAAAGAACTAG
- a CDS encoding Eco57I restriction-modification methylase domain-containing protein, whose product MVGASSTKSESGQQQSPATTPFEIAKNNVSGLVEKYNQMVASGRLKHYNEENTKKDFITPLFRYLGWDVENIKTPDEVTNEDKVSKGRVDYAFRINGIPKFFLEAKALNKGLNEGEDALQAINYAWHKDTAWAVLTDFKTLIIYNAEVKGKDLSDARFIILTCDQFIDQFHKLWWLSKPAFIEGLLDKEALSWGKKLRKTKVGDQLLQELMVYRELLSKDILKNNSNKNLSEEEIDEAVQRIIDRLIFIRTTEDRQIEAPMLRPIIREIKERKRGNFTKQLNGIYRYYDSYYNSKLFMRHLCEDLEISDEVMIKVVEGLYESKESFTNYDFSAIDADVLGNIYEQYLGHILRKTQKRAKIESKETHRKEQGIYYTPTYIVDYIVRNTVCEALKNKKPYEVDHIKILDMACGSGSFLIKAFDVLNEYYRLRDKDYAQTKMDIDNGVSNDTWKITRKSNILRKNLYGVDLDPKAVEIAQLNLLLKAAEFKYRLPDLQENIKCGNSILSEAVLEPSVKPESPEATKPFDWNKEFPNIIFNGGWDVIIGNPPYVRQEELSEIKPYLQANFESYHGMADLFVYFFERAMSLLKSGGYLGIIVSNKWLKAGYGVNLRKFLGQYWIEQFIDFGDLQVFEGATTYPCIIIIRKIKKPNPKIIVCNVKTLNFESLSNYVKENGFTSDQRNLDENGWNFSNDIVSGIISKINNKCIPLRDYVDNQIYYGIKTGFNEAYIIKNDKRNELIAKDPNNKEIIVPFVSGEEIKRYGIESKGYYIILAKIGVDISKYPLIFEHLSKYKKQLENRTDQGEKWYELRACSYYDIFTKPKIMFSEVQVSPKFTFDDKGYYANKTIFSIPSDDKQLLAILNSKMAWFLIQNYCNRVRGGYILSWKYLGKIPIPMEKSPELQQLAEKMLQLNERLINLKGKQTDERIRIEKEIEETDKRIDEIVYDLYGLNEEERQIVEESIK is encoded by the coding sequence ATGGTGGGCGCTTCTTCAACAAAAAGCGAAAGCGGACAACAGCAAAGTCCGGCTACTACGCCTTTCGAAATCGCAAAAAACAACGTAAGCGGCCTGGTCGAAAAGTATAATCAGATGGTTGCCAGCGGACGCCTCAAACACTATAATGAAGAGAACACCAAGAAGGATTTTATAACCCCTCTCTTCCGGTATCTTGGCTGGGATGTCGAGAACATTAAAACTCCGGATGAGGTGACTAATGAGGATAAGGTCTCAAAGGGCAGGGTAGATTATGCCTTTCGTATCAATGGTATCCCAAAATTCTTTTTGGAGGCGAAGGCGTTAAATAAAGGCCTTAACGAGGGCGAGGATGCGCTTCAAGCCATCAACTATGCCTGGCATAAGGATACGGCATGGGCAGTATTAACCGATTTTAAGACGCTTATCATATATAATGCCGAAGTGAAGGGCAAGGACCTGTCCGATGCCCGGTTCATCATTCTAACATGTGACCAGTTTATCGACCAGTTCCATAAATTGTGGTGGCTCTCAAAACCGGCATTTATTGAGGGCTTGCTGGATAAGGAGGCCTTGAGCTGGGGCAAGAAGCTACGAAAAACCAAGGTTGGGGATCAGCTTCTTCAGGAATTGATGGTTTACCGAGAGCTATTATCTAAGGATATCTTGAAGAATAACTCTAATAAGAATTTGTCCGAGGAGGAAATCGATGAGGCGGTACAGCGTATCATTGACCGGCTCATCTTTATCCGCACTACGGAGGATAGGCAGATAGAGGCCCCGATGCTCAGGCCTATTATAAGGGAAATCAAGGAGAGAAAGCGCGGCAACTTTACAAAACAGCTTAATGGCATCTATCGATATTATGATTCTTACTATAATAGTAAGCTGTTTATGCGTCACCTCTGCGAGGACCTTGAAATTAGCGATGAGGTTATGATAAAGGTCGTTGAGGGGCTTTATGAGAGTAAGGAGAGCTTTACAAATTATGACTTTTCCGCCATCGATGCCGACGTGCTCGGTAACATATACGAGCAGTACCTGGGGCATATCTTGAGGAAAACGCAGAAACGGGCTAAGATTGAGAGTAAGGAGACTCATAGGAAGGAGCAGGGCATCTATTATACTCCGACTTATATTGTTGATTATATCGTGCGTAACACGGTTTGTGAGGCGTTGAAGAATAAGAAGCCCTATGAAGTGGATCACATTAAGATTTTGGATATGGCATGTGGCTCTGGCTCTTTCCTGATCAAGGCTTTTGATGTTCTAAATGAATACTATCGTCTTCGCGATAAAGACTATGCGCAGACTAAAATGGATATTGATAATGGCGTCTCTAATGATACGTGGAAGATTACTCGTAAGTCAAACATTTTGAGGAAAAACCTTTATGGGGTGGATCTTGACCCTAAAGCCGTCGAGATCGCTCAGCTTAACCTCTTGTTGAAGGCCGCCGAGTTCAAATATCGTCTGCCGGATTTGCAGGAGAACATTAAATGTGGTAACTCAATACTTTCGGAGGCTGTTTTGGAGCCGTCGGTAAAGCCTGAATCCCCGGAGGCTACTAAACCATTTGATTGGAATAAAGAGTTTCCAAATATAATCTTTAATGGCGGCTGGGACGTAATTATCGGAAACCCGCCCTACGTTAGGCAAGAAGAGCTTTCTGAGATTAAGCCGTATTTGCAGGCTAATTTTGAGTCTTACCACGGCATGGCTGACCTGTTCGTATATTTCTTCGAGAGAGCAATGAGCCTTTTGAAGAGTGGCGGCTATCTTGGAATTATTGTCTCTAATAAATGGCTTAAAGCCGGGTATGGGGTTAATCTTCGGAAGTTTTTGGGTCAGTATTGGATCGAGCAGTTCATTGATTTTGGGGATTTACAGGTCTTTGAGGGGGCGACAACATACCCATGTATCATTATTATTCGTAAAATAAAGAAACCAAATCCCAAGATCATTGTATGTAATGTAAAAACTTTAAATTTCGAATCCTTGTCAAATTATGTAAAAGAAAATGGATTTACTTCAGATCAAAGAAATCTCGATGAGAATGGATGGAATTTTTCAAATGATATTGTCTCAGGAATAATTTCAAAAATAAATAATAAGTGTATACCTCTTAGAGATTATGTAGATAACCAAATCTATTATGGTATAAAAACAGGATTTAATGAAGCCTATATTATTAAAAATGATAAAAGAAATGAGTTAATAGCAAAAGATCCTAATAATAAAGAAATAATAGTGCCGTTTGTATCCGGTGAAGAGATTAAGCGGTATGGCATCGAATCAAAAGGATATTATATAATTCTTGCAAAGATAGGTGTCGATATATCAAAATATCCTCTTATATTTGAGCATTTATCAAAATATAAAAAACAACTTGAAAATAGGACTGATCAGGGTGAAAAATGGTATGAGTTAAGAGCCTGCTCATATTATGATATTTTTACAAAGCCAAAAATAATGTTTAGCGAAGTACAGGTTTCCCCTAAATTTACGTTCGATGATAAAGGATATTATGCAAATAAAACAATATTCTCAATACCATCGGATGATAAGCAACTTTTAGCTATTTTAAATTCAAAAATGGCATGGTTCCTCATTCAAAATTATTGCAACAGAGTGAGAGGTGGGTATATACTAAGCTGGAAATACCTTGGAAAAATACCGATACCAATGGAAAAATCTCCAGAGCTTCAACAGCTCGCTGAAAAAATGCTACAATTGAATGAACGTCTAATTAATCTTAAAGGAAAGCAAACGGATGAAAGAATTCGCATTGAAAAAGAGATAGAAGAGACAGATAAAAGAATAGATGAGATTGTCTATGATTTATATGGGTTAAATGAGGAGGAACGGCAAATAGTAGAAGAATCTATAAAATAA
- a CDS encoding DUF473 domain-containing protein, whose product MRLVALTGLSRDALNELSRRRVRTFEFHSANNVLAFSELSAGDRVFLVDASPSDLAPGLCGCIATIKAFDTRMQHVFFSSPGQSEEVESMSARAQLSFYSLGKIKSIERVGLYEPIHVEVIEVTYCEAR is encoded by the coding sequence ATGCGTCTAGTAGCATTAACCGGCCTTAGCAGGGATGCCCTTAATGAGCTTTCGCGCAGGCGTGTCCGTACCTTTGAGTTTCATAGCGCCAATAACGTGCTCGCCTTTTCCGAGTTGAGCGCAGGTGACAGGGTGTTTCTTGTGGATGCCTCCCCATCGGACCTCGCCCCCGGCCTTTGCGGGTGTATAGCGACTATAAAGGCTTTTGATACTCGCATGCAGCACGTCTTCTTTAGTTCCCCCGGCCAGAGCGAGGAGGTCGAGTCCATGTCTGCCCGTGCCCAGCTTTCCTTTTACTCTCTCGGCAAGATAAAGAGCATCGAGCGCGTAGGCTTATACGAGCCAATACACGTGGAGGTCATAGAAGTAACGTATTGTGAGGCCAGATGA
- a CDS encoding IS1 transposase, with product MRVVKKGFNGRGVGKEKMALMGNPFLNGIETYNVENYNSILRNFLSRLVRKGKGFTKKKRRDYTTLSPYSSSSGTSYTN from the coding sequence GTGCGTGTTGTTAAGAAGGGGTTTAACGGCAGGGGCGTGGGCAAGGAAAAAATGGCGTTGATGGGAAACCCATTCCTGAATGGCATCGAGACATATAACGTCGAGAACTATAATAGCATACTCCGAAACTTTCTTTCAAGGCTCGTCAGGAAAGGAAAAGGATTTACAAAAAAAAAGCGCCGAGACTACACGACACTCTCGCCCTATTCCAGTTCGTCTGGAACCTCATACACCAATTAA
- a CDS encoding RIO1 family regulatory kinase/ATPase domain-containing protein, with the protein MIDHAVVFKSLVPDELKILRAIENGMKSHEWVAVEDIAAYTGLSEKEVEYRLSNLTNLDLAERFSGHYVGYQLKYNGYDILAISAFVRRDTIHSLGGLIGVGKESVVIAAMGNGDVHLAVKFHREGRLAFKQVKRKREHLLGLPKVSWLYASALAAKREFKALKDLYPAVSVPQPIDCNRHAIVMGVAEGHELSRVKLVEPEWYLDFIVDQLAQAYRMGYVHGDFSEYNVVVSESGVTIIDWPQAVATSSKAADELLARDVNNILTYFSRKYRIKRNPKEVLEKIKSGA; encoded by the coding sequence ATGATCGATCACGCAGTTGTTTTTAAGTCTCTGGTGCCCGATGAGCTTAAGATACTCCGGGCTATCGAGAATGGCATGAAGTCCCACGAATGGGTCGCCGTGGAGGATATTGCTGCGTATACTGGCCTGAGCGAGAAGGAGGTCGAGTACAGGCTTAGCAACCTGACCAACCTGGACCTTGCCGAGCGGTTCTCCGGCCATTACGTGGGCTATCAGCTAAAGTATAATGGCTATGACATTTTGGCTATCTCCGCCTTCGTGAGGCGGGATACCATACATTCTCTGGGCGGCTTGATAGGCGTCGGGAAGGAGTCGGTGGTCATCGCGGCCATGGGCAATGGCGACGTGCATCTCGCTGTCAAGTTTCACCGGGAAGGCCGCCTCGCGTTCAAGCAGGTAAAGCGAAAAAGGGAGCACCTTTTGGGCCTTCCAAAAGTCTCGTGGCTCTACGCATCTGCGCTCGCCGCGAAAAGGGAGTTTAAGGCGCTGAAAGATTTGTATCCTGCCGTAAGCGTGCCTCAGCCAATCGATTGCAACAGGCACGCCATCGTGATGGGGGTGGCTGAGGGCCATGAGCTGTCGCGGGTGAAGCTTGTGGAGCCGGAATGGTATCTTGATTTTATAGTAGACCAGCTCGCGCAGGCATACAGGATGGGATACGTGCATGGCGACTTTTCCGAGTATAACGTGGTCGTCAGCGAGAGTGGCGTCACAATTATCGACTGGCCGCAGGCCGTGGCCACTAGCTCAAAGGCTGCGGACGAATTGCTAGCACGAGACGTCAACAACATACTAACTTATTTTAGCCGTAAGTACAGGATAAAAAGGAATCCCAAAGAAGTGCTGGAAAAAATAAAAAGCGGGGCTTAA
- a CDS encoding DUF1405 domain-containing protein, with amino-acid sequence MRGKTVFNPVKTVVGLVYGDRRLLALVMLINVAGSAFGLYYYRDQLMMTPWYYWLFVPDCPLYTFFMIFALLFIMMGKRFDTFNTITAVGLAMYGTWTMLVLIYFGEAFFAPENALMSSALWISHLGMALESIFLLPYIKKARIASWLIAGAWLLLQGFMDYFVPFMYNGQAMRLHPLAIMEYYTRGMSSFPVLEAKLDTMMYVTLAMTVIFIALIYILSRNWAFTMKEPVHGAKKSEI; translated from the coding sequence TTGAGAGGGAAAACGGTGTTTAACCCGGTAAAAACGGTTGTAGGCCTCGTGTATGGCGACCGGCGCCTTCTAGCGCTCGTTATGCTAATCAACGTCGCCGGCTCGGCCTTTGGCCTTTACTATTACCGGGACCAGCTTATGATGACGCCCTGGTATTACTGGCTTTTCGTGCCGGACTGCCCGCTTTATACGTTCTTCATGATATTCGCCCTCCTCTTTATTATGATGGGCAAGCGTTTTGATACGTTTAATACCATCACGGCGGTTGGCCTGGCGATGTATGGCACATGGACCATGCTGGTCCTCATCTACTTCGGAGAGGCCTTCTTTGCCCCTGAGAACGCGCTCATGTCATCGGCGCTCTGGATATCGCACCTTGGCATGGCCCTGGAAAGCATATTTCTCCTACCATATATCAAAAAAGCCAGAATCGCCTCATGGCTCATCGCTGGCGCCTGGCTCCTGCTTCAAGGCTTCATGGACTACTTCGTGCCCTTCATGTATAACGGCCAGGCAATGCGCCTCCACCCGCTGGCCATCATGGAATACTATACAAGAGGCATGAGCAGCTTTCCCGTACTAGAAGCAAAGCTCGACACGATGATGTACGTGACGCTCGCCATGACAGTAATCTTCATAGCCCTCATATACATCTTATCGAGAAACTGGGCATTTACGATGAAAGAGCCGGTGCACGGCGCTAAAAAGAGCGAGATTTAA
- a CDS encoding DUF4011 domain-containing protein: MINIEKQLLDARKNLLDLTLNNKLLNFKPTKLQSIKIIDENPADLYKILVIDEKIIKIKPKKVQNNEKNIESNPDANLTNNSLSHNNSIEDSTQYIIRTPLSEEDFRNNLLRIYQKTQAFIEEQGYSILYLALGFLEWSESPNSEYYNKAPLILIPVELERYKVANQYKIKWNNEEIITNVSLQSKLKEQEVDLPDFEMPDNKKGIDNYFESVKMSISNMKGWRVNFDIYLGFFSFKKFVMYMDLNPTLWRADNSLSSNPLLNEIFNPSNNYASYKGFPEEEVDNVLSEKSVYHVVDADPSQIAVIEDVKKGYSMVVEGPPGTGKSQTIVNMIAELIARDKKILFVSEKMAALEVVKQRLDDVGLGDFCLELHSRKTNKKDVIIELKNTIEKCHPQLISENNEFEQLLYYKNELNSYVKALREPFGNLGYTPYKLFNLQEEIKAYYKKVGRLMPRINILNASSASSITEKQINDAVYALTNLSKHLDHVKPLYNNPWKDCDPGIIMPGDEDEIIALIDECKRSLDDLNNNIRHLSQCMSIIKPTNEERAFNAISAAKIILDAKVTDKSLLLNPDWNKQNKQAEQFIKDIVIVQTKKMEILKKFDEKVLDKDLKTIYQDYKNISYSILKIINPKYYKLKKEIKNFYKVSPEINDKKIINDLEKIIDYKNSINQLKQIDESARALFGQLWIAESSNVNELRDFLNWIVLFRQKLLEGIITNDIIEKLSSIVDDKETIKLVEMSEHSLIKFIDARNKLYKKIGANVKIIHGTTIDKVAFSDIDIKLELWKKNTWKISRWSQYISLRNECRKTVAEPILKYVESDYIDPADIIYCFKGNLYDEILRLIYLERPILLNFNGSIHESKIAEFARLDYYLILKNRQRLKNELCQIISNKLNKLKNSDGYKILLKEFNRKRGHMPIRKLLLNAGNIIQDIKPCFMMSPLSIAQFLEPNKIKFDVIIFDEASQVKPEDALGALFRGKQAVIIGDSKQLPPTSFFDNIIEADDEVDDEENVDSLSDIESILHQCKRSFPTKMLRWHYRSKHESLIAVSNQEFYNNRLLIYPSPINQSDGLGLKLVYLPDTVYDRGRSSINRDEAKAVVKAAFDHYKKFPNKSLGVGTFNIKQQQAILDELEIQLQLHPEMEEYFKSDRHEHFFVKNLETIQGDERDVIFISIGFGFDENRKMSLNFGPLNQEGGERRLNVLITRAREKCVVFSNFKAKDLQLKENSSFGLKALKVFLEYAENRVLTSDMPTGGESESEFEESVYEFLKNNGYNVKKQVGCAGFRIDIAIVDPENPGLYLMGIECDGAKYHSCTVARERDRLRQQILVKMGWRIHRVWSTDWYRHRYETEKRLLQAIQDTFKQVHGYEKQSVSMDCLNEEKISPDTINK, encoded by the coding sequence TTGATTAATATAGAGAAACAACTATTGGATGCTCGTAAAAATTTATTAGATCTAACGTTAAATAATAAGCTTTTAAATTTTAAACCAACAAAATTACAGTCAATAAAAATAATCGATGAAAATCCCGCTGATTTGTATAAGATCCTGGTAATTGATGAGAAAATAATAAAAATTAAACCAAAAAAAGTACAAAATAATGAAAAAAATATCGAATCGAACCCCGATGCGAATCTCACTAATAATTCATTATCGCATAACAATTCTATAGAAGATAGCACACAATATATTATTAGAACGCCTTTATCAGAAGAAGATTTTCGAAATAATCTTTTACGAATATATCAAAAAACTCAAGCTTTTATTGAAGAGCAAGGCTACTCGATTTTATATTTAGCGCTAGGATTTTTAGAATGGAGCGAATCCCCAAATTCTGAATATTATAACAAAGCTCCTTTGATATTAATCCCTGTTGAATTAGAAAGATATAAAGTAGCAAATCAATATAAAATAAAGTGGAATAACGAAGAAATTATAACTAACGTATCATTACAATCAAAACTTAAAGAGCAAGAAGTCGATCTCCCTGATTTTGAAATGCCGGATAATAAAAAAGGCATTGATAATTACTTCGAATCGGTAAAGATGTCGATATCAAATATGAAGGGTTGGCGCGTAAATTTTGATATATACCTAGGATTTTTTAGTTTCAAAAAATTTGTTATGTATATGGATTTAAATCCCACACTATGGCGAGCGGATAATTCTCTATCATCTAACCCTTTACTGAATGAAATTTTTAATCCATCTAATAATTATGCATCCTACAAAGGATTTCCGGAAGAGGAGGTTGATAATGTCCTATCTGAAAAATCGGTATATCATGTCGTAGATGCGGATCCTTCACAAATTGCAGTTATAGAAGATGTTAAAAAAGGTTATAGCATGGTAGTTGAAGGCCCTCCAGGTACAGGCAAATCACAGACTATTGTAAATATGATTGCCGAATTAATTGCCAGAGACAAAAAAATACTTTTTGTCAGTGAAAAGATGGCTGCATTGGAGGTAGTAAAACAGCGATTAGACGATGTAGGATTAGGAGATTTTTGCCTTGAGCTTCATAGTAGGAAAACAAATAAAAAAGATGTGATAATAGAACTTAAAAATACAATTGAAAAATGTCATCCACAACTGATATCAGAAAATAATGAATTCGAACAACTATTATACTATAAAAATGAGCTCAATTCTTATGTAAAAGCATTGAGAGAGCCATTCGGCAATCTTGGCTATACTCCTTATAAATTGTTTAATTTACAAGAAGAAATAAAAGCATATTATAAAAAAGTTGGCCGATTAATGCCAAGGATTAATATTTTAAATGCTAGTAGTGCAAGCAGTATAACAGAAAAACAAATTAATGATGCAGTATATGCATTAACAAATCTATCAAAACATTTAGACCATGTTAAACCTTTATATAATAATCCATGGAAAGATTGTGATCCTGGCATAATTATGCCAGGCGATGAAGATGAAATAATAGCATTAATTGATGAATGTAAAAGATCATTAGATGACTTGAATAATAATATTAGACATCTTTCTCAATGTATGAGTATAATAAAACCAACAAATGAAGAAAGGGCATTTAATGCAATTTCAGCCGCTAAAATTATTTTGGATGCCAAAGTTACGGATAAAAGTCTATTATTAAATCCTGATTGGAATAAACAAAATAAACAAGCAGAACAATTTATCAAAGATATTGTAATTGTACAGACGAAGAAAATGGAAATTTTAAAAAAATTCGATGAAAAAGTTTTAGATAAAGATTTAAAAACAATATATCAAGATTATAAAAATATATCATATAGTATATTAAAAATCATCAATCCCAAATATTATAAGTTAAAAAAAGAAATTAAAAATTTTTATAAAGTTAGTCCGGAAATAAATGATAAAAAAATAATAAATGATTTGGAAAAAATTATAGATTATAAAAATAGTATCAATCAACTTAAGCAAATTGATGAAAGCGCCAGAGCATTATTTGGACAATTATGGATTGCAGAATCTAGTAATGTAAATGAGCTTAGAGATTTCCTTAATTGGATAGTACTTTTTAGACAAAAGTTGCTTGAAGGAATCATCACAAATGATATAATAGAAAAATTATCTAGTATAGTAGATGATAAAGAAACCATAAAACTAGTTGAAATGTCCGAGCATTCATTGATTAAATTTATAGATGCTCGTAATAAATTATATAAAAAAATTGGAGCAAATGTAAAAATAATACATGGAACTACCATAGATAAGGTAGCTTTTAGCGACATTGATATAAAATTAGAATTATGGAAGAAGAATACATGGAAAATTTCTAGATGGTCACAATATATTTCTTTGAGAAATGAATGTAGAAAGACGGTTGCTGAGCCTATTTTAAAATATGTAGAATCAGATTACATTGACCCGGCAGATATAATTTATTGTTTCAAAGGCAATTTATATGATGAAATATTACGTTTAATCTATCTAGAACGCCCAATTCTTTTAAACTTCAATGGTAGTATACATGAAAGTAAAATTGCTGAATTTGCAAGATTAGATTATTATTTAATTTTAAAAAATAGGCAAAGATTGAAAAATGAACTTTGTCAGATAATATCTAATAAATTAAATAAATTGAAGAATTCCGATGGATATAAAATATTATTAAAAGAATTCAATAGAAAACGTGGACACATGCCAATAAGAAAGCTTCTTTTGAATGCAGGTAATATAATACAAGATATTAAACCTTGTTTTATGATGAGCCCCCTATCAATTGCTCAATTCCTCGAACCAAATAAAATAAAATTTGATGTAATAATATTTGATGAAGCAAGCCAGGTAAAGCCTGAAGATGCTTTAGGAGCATTATTTAGAGGTAAGCAGGCTGTAATAATAGGGGATAGCAAACAGTTACCACCGACAAGTTTTTTTGATAATATTATTGAAGCTGATGATGAAGTGGATGATGAAGAAAATGTAGATAGCTTAAGTGATATTGAAAGTATCCTGCATCAATGTAAACGTAGTTTCCCCACTAAAATGCTTAGATGGCACTATAGGAGTAAACACGAATCATTAATAGCAGTCTCAAATCAAGAATTTTATAATAATAGATTATTAATATATCCCTCTCCTATTAATCAATCTGATGGTCTTGGATTAAAACTTGTTTACTTGCCAGATACAGTATATGATAGGGGAAGAAGTTCAATAAATCGGGATGAAGCTAAGGCAGTTGTGAAAGCCGCTTTTGATCACTATAAAAAATTTCCAAATAAAAGTTTAGGTGTAGGCACGTTTAACATAAAACAACAACAAGCCATTTTAGATGAATTGGAAATACAGTTGCAACTTCACCCTGAAATGGAGGAATATTTCAAGAGCGATAGGCATGAGCACTTTTTTGTGAAGAACCTTGAGACTATCCAGGGTGATGAGAGAGATGTAATATTTATTAGTATCGGTTTTGGGTTTGATGAAAATAGAAAAATGTCATTAAATTTTGGGCCATTAAATCAAGAAGGAGGGGAAAGACGTTTAAACGTTCTTATAACTAGAGCAAGGGAAAAATGTGTCGTATTTTCTAATTTCAAGGCGAAAGATTTACAGCTCAAAGAAAATTCATCTTTTGGCTTGAAAGCTCTTAAAGTGTTTTTGGAATATGCGGAAAATAGGGTATTAACCTCAGACATGCCGACAGGGGGTGAAAGTGAATCAGAATTTGAAGAATCAGTATATGAATTCTTAAAAAACAATGGCTATAACGTTAAGAAACAGGTGGGCTGTGCCGGATTCAGAATAGATATAGCAATTGTGGACCCTGAGAATCCTGGATTATATTTGATGGGAATAGAATGTGATGGTGCAAAATACCATTCTTGTACAGTAGCAAGGGAGAGGGATAGATTAAGGCAGCAAATATTAGTTAAAATGGGCTGGAGAATCCATCGGGTTTGGTCAACGGACTGGTATCGTCATAGATATGAAACTGAAAAACGATTATTACAAGCGATTCAAGATACTTTTAAGCAGGTACATGGATATGAAAAACAATCTGTATCAATGGATTGCCTTAATGAAGAAAAGATTTCTCCTGATACAATTAATAAATAA
- a CDS encoding proteasome assembly chaperone family protein yields the protein MADKIEDFVKVHVERLECKNPTIICGFPGMGLVGNIVAQFLMDQFQMKACGYVESRLFPPIAIIYGGLVKSPVRIYEDVSREVVIVFSDIPIDPIISGEVGRSIINWVKSANPREVIAIAGLATTGEEHRVFAAAATGKDLEKVNEKALIFEVGTISGVPGVILNECQNNGIPAICLLGETRGASPDPRAAAEVVKAIGSIYGWEINVDILLKEADQIEQMLHKLSEQVGEAEAKPTRDYSIYG from the coding sequence ATGGCAGACAAGATAGAAGATTTCGTCAAGGTTCACGTCGAAAGGCTGGAGTGTAAAAACCCGACCATAATCTGCGGATTCCCGGGCATGGGGCTAGTCGGTAACATCGTGGCACAGTTCCTGATGGACCAGTTCCAGATGAAGGCGTGTGGATACGTGGAGTCGAGGCTTTTCCCTCCGATTGCCATCATTTATGGCGGGCTGGTAAAAAGCCCTGTGCGTATCTATGAAGATGTAAGCCGGGAGGTCGTAATCGTTTTTTCTGATATACCCATCGACCCTATAATTAGCGGCGAAGTGGGCAGGAGTATAATCAACTGGGTGAAGAGTGCCAACCCCAGAGAGGTCATCGCCATCGCAGGCCTCGCCACCACCGGCGAGGAGCACAGGGTATTCGCGGCCGCCGCCACGGGTAAAGACCTGGAGAAGGTTAACGAGAAAGCGCTGATATTCGAAGTCGGCACCATATCCGGAGTGCCCGGAGTGATACTAAACGAGTGCCAGAATAACGGCATACCGGCCATCTGCCTGCTCGGCGAGACCAGAGGGGCGAGCCCCGACCCCAGGGCGGCCGCAGAAGTGGTAAAGGCGATAGGCAGCATATATGGATGGGAGATAAACGTGGACATATTGCTGAAAGAGGCTGACCAGATCGAGCAGATGCTGCATAAGCTCTCAGAGCAGGTCGGCGAGGCCGAGGCAAAGCCCACGAGGGACTATAGCATTTACGGGTGA